The sequence AAAGTGAATACATCAGTTATGTATTACAGCCAGAGAAGTAGTAAATGATTAAATCTCCACCTTTCAAAACCCCTAAGTTTTGTCTTACAGAATAAATGAAAGTTTCATTTGTTTCTAAGTTTTGTCTTCAAGGAAAAACTCCAAACAAAATGCTATGTTTGCTACATTTACCATAGAACAATACCCAAGATCCTTCACAAAAACATATAGTGGAGAGTAGGAATTGTTGACATTCGACCTGTTCTCTCTCTTCCAGTTTGAACCATGGCACCAAAGTATGAAGGCCTGTCCCACTGTAAGCTGGCTCTGGTTTTCGCCATCCTCATGGACCTGCTGGGTGTGATTTCCTTGCTGCTGGGCGTCTTTGCACCATTGGAGATCCAAGGCCGGGACTTTGGGGATCTGCTGGTGTACACTGGTGCCCTGCTGGTGCTGTTTTCACTCGCAGGTTGGGTCATGTGGTATAGCGGCAACATTGAGGGTCTGACCTCTAAGAAAGAGCTCGGAGGAACAGTGGGTGGCGCAGTGGACCGACTCGCTCGTTCCCTGAGCCGCAGGATACGTCTGCCCAGGACTCACAGTAGCCCATCGTAGGAAAACCCCTGGTCATGGAATCCATAACTGAGACACTGACAGACTGCTGTTACATGAGGGCTTGTCCCTAATAAGGAGAGAAGCCAAACAGCTTGAGTCAAGGAGTGATATTTTATATCCCAAACCTCTTCACTGTCCATGTTTTCATATGAAATAAGTTTTAAATGTTCATCACTTTAAAACATATCAGTCTATTAATAAAAAGAAACTTGCAACATTTCTTTtgactgtcaaatattctgttTCCATAGCTGCGAGCAGGTGTGGACAGGCCATCTTCTCGGTGGGCCGTCTACccaatac is a genomic window of Gouania willdenowi chromosome 16, fGouWil2.1, whole genome shotgun sequence containing:
- the tmem238a gene encoding transmembrane protein 238a, translating into MAPKYEGLSHCKLALVFAILMDLLGVISLLLGVFAPLEIQGRDFGDLLVYTGALLVLFSLAGWVMWYSGNIEGLTSKKELGGTVGGAVDRLARSLSRRIRLPRTHSSPS